A single window of Selenomonas sputigena DNA harbors:
- the trpE gene encoding anthranilate synthase component I translates to MTLQPSLARFKELAKAANLIAVTAEISMDLDTPVSVFCKLVGEAEGFILESVDTTHQQFGRYSFIGAEPFIRLQVFKERLMIRENDLMKCFDGTPQETLKKYMEGFRPAVEDEELPLANGGMVGYLNYEIAATFDRVRTMMLDEDELLGQFMVCRHLVVFDALKNTARLIHLARVTEETADAVYEEAERKMETIAERLRAPVTPAAKTAAKRRKPLDFLAKYESDSGDFIAAVEKAKEHIFAGDIFQVVPSRQFREKITKPSFHFYRRLRQVNPSPYMFYLNFGSVKLVGASPEILVKVAGDKIFTYPIAGTRRRGRNDEEDAALAAELKADAKECAEHAMLVDLARNDIGRISEAGSVRVTKLKKIEKFSHVLHMVSEVVGRLKKECRPLDVLAAAFPAGTVSGAPKLRAMEIIRELEPVKRNTYAGTVGYMDFYGNMDMCITLRTMRIENDETAVIQAGAGIVADSVPENEYREILQKARALFEVVEEVENDVVAF, encoded by the coding sequence ATGACTTTGCAGCCATCGTTGGCGCGTTTTAAGGAATTGGCAAAGGCGGCGAATCTCATCGCCGTCACGGCGGAGATCTCCATGGATCTCGATACGCCCGTCTCCGTCTTTTGCAAGCTCGTCGGTGAGGCGGAGGGTTTCATCCTCGAATCCGTCGACACGACGCATCAGCAGTTCGGGCGCTATTCGTTCATCGGCGCCGAGCCGTTCATTCGCCTGCAGGTTTTCAAGGAGCGCCTGATGATTCGCGAAAACGATTTGATGAAATGCTTCGACGGCACGCCGCAGGAAACGCTCAAAAAATATATGGAAGGCTTCCGCCCTGCGGTGGAGGATGAGGAGCTGCCGCTGGCGAACGGCGGCATGGTCGGCTATCTGAACTACGAAATCGCCGCGACCTTCGACCGCGTGCGCACAATGATGCTCGACGAAGATGAACTTCTCGGACAGTTCATGGTCTGCCGTCACCTGGTGGTCTTCGACGCTTTGAAAAATACGGCGCGGCTCATCCATCTCGCGCGCGTCACGGAGGAAACGGCAGATGCTGTGTACGAAGAGGCGGAGCGGAAGATGGAAACGATTGCAGAACGGCTGCGCGCGCCCGTCACGCCTGCCGCCAAAACGGCTGCGAAGCGAAGGAAGCCGCTCGACTTCCTCGCGAAGTATGAAAGCGATTCCGGTGACTTTATTGCCGCCGTCGAAAAGGCGAAGGAGCATATCTTCGCCGGCGACATCTTCCAAGTCGTGCCGTCGCGCCAGTTCCGCGAGAAGATCACGAAGCCGAGCTTCCACTTCTATCGCCGCCTGCGACAGGTCAATCCGTCGCCCTACATGTTCTATCTGAACTTCGGCAGCGTCAAACTCGTCGGCGCTTCGCCCGAGATACTCGTGAAGGTGGCGGGAGACAAGATCTTCACCTATCCGATCGCGGGCACGCGCCGGCGCGGCAGGAACGACGAGGAGGACGCGGCGCTCGCTGCCGAGCTCAAGGCGGACGCGAAGGAGTGTGCCGAGCACGCGATGCTCGTCGACCTCGCGCGCAACGACATCGGGCGCATCAGCGAGGCGGGCAGCGTGCGCGTGACGAAGCTCAAGAAGATCGAGAAGTTCAGCCATGTGCTCCACATGGTCTCCGAGGTCGTCGGACGGCTCAAGAAGGAATGCCGCCCTCTGGACGTCTTGGCGGCGGCATTTCCCGCAGGCACGGTCAGCGGTGCGCCGAAGCTGCGCGCCATGGAGATCATCCGCGAGCTTGAGCCTGTAAAGCGCAACACGTATGCGGGCACGGTCGGCTATATGGACTTCTACGGCAATATGGACATGTGCATCACCTTGCGCACGATGCGCATCGAAAACGACGAAACCGCCGTGATCCAAGCGGGGGCGGGCATCGTCGCGGATTCCGTGCCCGAAAACGAATATCGGGAGATTCTGCAGAAGGCGCGGGCGCTGTTTGAAGTTGTCGAGGAGGTGGAAAACGATGTTGTTGCTTTTTGA